The proteins below come from a single Microbulbifer sp. Q7 genomic window:
- a CDS encoding glycoside hydrolase family 13 protein, whose amino-acid sequence MMMDTPRPRAILMALLLPLLAAISVGCSASEAPAVERVEPPFWWTQMAEPSLQLMLHGKDLAGAEVSLDYPGVTVTGTEREQNPNYLFINLSVSADAKPGTLQIHLRKDDWQQVLSYALKPRRPASAERQGFDSSDAIYLITPDRFANGDPGNDTTADTIEGADRSNPSGRHGGDIAGMRQHLEYVAAMGFTQIWPNPLLENNQPEYSYHGYAATDLYRIDPRFGSNESFQRFVAAAREQGIGVIQDMVPNHIGSEHWWLQDLPSSDWLNGRGIKPGEFEYTNHARTVHMDPYASHKDHQLFTDGWFVDVMPDPNQRNPRVANYLIQNAIWWVEYADLSGIRVDTYAYSDADFLTRWSGRLMQEYPNFNLVGEEWTRQAALVAYWQAGNNNRNGYVSHMPSMMDFPLLYGLRDGLEKPESWSTGLVTLYEALANDVLYPNPNNLVILGGNHDMSRLYSQLDENLGKFRMAVAYLATMRGIPQFYYGDEILAKSPKQRDDGVVRSDFPGGWEGDMFNGFTGKNLSPQQQQAQQFVRTLFTWRKQKDVIHRGKLKHFAPIDGLYVYFRYDENDTVMVAINKSDRPRELPLTHLAEMLGNKASANDITNGNATPLNELVIAPSDVLVAEIF is encoded by the coding sequence ATGATGATGGATACACCCCGCCCCCGCGCCATACTGATGGCACTGCTGTTGCCGCTGCTTGCGGCTATATCTGTGGGCTGCAGCGCATCGGAAGCGCCCGCCGTTGAACGGGTTGAGCCGCCCTTCTGGTGGACGCAGATGGCCGAGCCGAGCCTGCAGCTGATGCTGCACGGCAAGGACCTTGCCGGCGCCGAGGTCAGCCTCGACTATCCCGGTGTGACCGTGACCGGCACCGAGCGCGAACAGAACCCCAATTACCTGTTTATCAACCTGTCGGTGTCTGCCGATGCCAAGCCGGGCACTCTGCAGATTCATCTGCGCAAGGACGACTGGCAGCAGGTGCTGAGCTACGCGCTGAAGCCGCGCCGCCCCGCTTCTGCCGAGCGTCAGGGCTTTGACAGCAGCGACGCCATCTACCTGATCACCCCGGATCGCTTTGCCAACGGCGACCCGGGCAACGACACCACCGCCGATACCATTGAGGGTGCCGATCGCAGCAATCCCAGTGGCCGCCATGGCGGTGATATCGCCGGTATGCGGCAGCATCTGGAGTATGTGGCCGCTATGGGTTTCACCCAGATCTGGCCCAACCCGCTGCTGGAAAACAACCAGCCGGAATACTCCTACCACGGCTACGCCGCCACCGACCTCTACCGTATCGATCCGCGCTTCGGCAGCAATGAAAGTTTCCAGCGCTTTGTTGCGGCCGCGCGCGAACAGGGCATCGGCGTGATCCAGGATATGGTGCCGAACCACATTGGTAGCGAGCACTGGTGGCTGCAGGACCTGCCCAGCAGCGACTGGCTGAACGGCCGCGGCATCAAGCCGGGCGAGTTCGAGTACACCAACCATGCCCGCACCGTGCACATGGACCCCTACGCGAGCCACAAAGATCACCAGCTGTTCACCGACGGCTGGTTTGTGGATGTGATGCCGGACCCCAACCAGCGCAATCCGCGGGTGGCCAATTACCTGATCCAGAATGCCATCTGGTGGGTGGAGTACGCCGACCTCTCCGGTATTCGCGTAGACACCTATGCCTACTCCGATGCGGACTTCCTCACCCGCTGGTCCGGGCGCCTGATGCAGGAATACCCCAACTTCAATCTGGTGGGCGAAGAGTGGACCCGGCAGGCAGCGCTGGTGGCCTATTGGCAGGCCGGCAACAACAACCGCAACGGCTATGTCTCGCACATGCCAAGCATGATGGACTTCCCGCTGCTGTACGGCCTGCGCGACGGGCTCGAAAAACCGGAAAGCTGGAGCACCGGGCTGGTGACCCTGTACGAAGCCTTGGCCAACGATGTGCTCTACCCCAACCCCAACAACCTGGTGATTCTCGGCGGCAACCACGATATGAGCCGCCTCTACAGCCAGCTGGATGAGAACCTGGGCAAGTTCCGCATGGCGGTGGCCTACCTCGCCACCATGCGCGGTATCCCGCAGTTTTATTACGGCGATGAGATCCTGGCGAAAAGCCCCAAACAGCGCGACGACGGTGTAGTGCGCAGTGATTTTCCCGGCGGCTGGGAAGGCGACATGTTCAATGGCTTTACCGGCAAGAACCTCAGCCCACAACAGCAACAGGCTCAGCAGTTTGTGCGCACCCTGTTTACCTGGCGCAAACAAAAAGACGTGATTCACCGCGGTAAGCTCAAGCACTTTGCGCCGATCGATGGCCTGTACGTGTATTTCCGCTATGACGAAAACGACACGGTGATGGTGGCGATCAACAAAAGCGACCGTCCGAGGGAACTGCCGCTGACGCATCTGGCGGAAATGCTGGGGAATAAAGCCTCCGCAAACGACATCACCAACGGCAACGCCACCCCACTGAACGAACTGGTGATCGCGCCCAGCGATGTACTGGTTGCCGAAATCTTTTAA
- a CDS encoding TIM-barrel domain-containing protein, with product MKEQQPRKPKRLFKQLGLATLLPTLLATALQPAFAETTRSYQSHQLLDDKLVIETSDSQVTLTPLNSSALEVHYQREGMKQLPSFARAQLKADVQAQLSVSADTLRYALGDITAVIHKSPFTIEYLRNGETLLAEEHGFFANQTLRGFRFALQDQEKLIGGGQRVLGMDRRGQRLPLYNKAHYGYSTESEQMYFGLPAVMSSNKYILLFDNSATGNMDLGASENDVMQFEAIAGRTAYIVVAGGSYPKLIENYVDVTGHQPMPPRWALGNFASRFGYRTEDQVRETIKAFREEDFPLDALVLDLYWFGPDIKGHMGNLAWDTNAFPQPVEMMAELKEQGIETILVTEPFVLSTSKRWDEAVASNALAKNLAGKPKQFDFYFGNTGLIDVFAEDGRDWFWNIYKDLKNQGVSGWWGDLGEPEVHPSDTVHAIGMADEIHNAYGHRWAQMLFENEKTDSPDARPFIMMRAGFPGSQRFGMIPWTGDVARGWEGLQPQVELSLQMGLLGFGYTHSDLGGFADGERFDREPYIRWLQYGAFQPVYRPHAQGHIAPEPVFHDRETRDITRKFIKLRYRLLPYNYTLAFENSQTGMPLMRPLFFEDESNLALMDNKDAYLWGNDFLVAPVTDGNMDEVAVQLPGGVWFDYWTDEAYRGDIAKVEVELDTIPVLVRAGAFIPTVADMKNTREYTSKTLRLDYYADHSVSQSSSYLYEDDGVTADAFAKGQYEKLHFAGERNGEHSQFTFTREGNGYTGVPESRALELVLHNWQQAPASIALGAVNIPLVKRESELADNTAFFDKRRKTLRVQFPWGKQDLALTITE from the coding sequence ATGAAAGAGCAACAACCCCGTAAGCCCAAAAGGCTGTTCAAACAACTCGGGCTGGCGACCCTGCTGCCCACACTGCTGGCCACCGCCCTGCAACCGGCCTTCGCGGAGACCACGCGCAGCTACCAGAGCCACCAGTTGCTCGACGACAAGCTGGTGATCGAGACCAGCGACAGCCAGGTTACCCTCACACCACTGAATAGCAGCGCACTAGAGGTGCACTACCAGCGCGAGGGCATGAAGCAGCTACCCTCCTTCGCCCGCGCGCAACTCAAGGCGGATGTGCAGGCACAACTGAGCGTCTCCGCGGATACCCTGCGCTACGCACTGGGCGACATCACCGCGGTGATCCACAAGTCACCGTTTACGATCGAGTACCTGCGCAATGGCGAGACGCTGCTGGCGGAAGAACACGGTTTCTTTGCCAACCAGACCCTGCGCGGCTTTCGCTTCGCCCTGCAGGATCAGGAAAAACTGATTGGCGGCGGCCAGCGTGTGCTGGGCATGGACCGCCGCGGCCAGCGCCTACCGCTGTACAACAAGGCCCACTATGGTTACTCCACCGAATCCGAGCAGATGTATTTTGGCCTGCCGGCGGTAATGAGCAGCAACAAGTACATCCTGCTGTTCGACAACAGCGCCACTGGCAACATGGATCTCGGCGCCAGTGAAAACGATGTGATGCAATTCGAGGCCATCGCCGGGCGCACCGCGTATATCGTGGTTGCCGGGGGAAGCTATCCCAAACTGATCGAAAACTATGTGGACGTGACCGGCCACCAGCCCATGCCGCCGCGCTGGGCACTGGGCAATTTTGCTTCGCGCTTTGGCTACCGCACCGAAGATCAGGTACGCGAAACCATCAAGGCGTTCCGCGAAGAGGATTTCCCGCTGGATGCACTGGTGCTCGACCTGTACTGGTTCGGCCCGGACATCAAGGGCCATATGGGCAACCTGGCGTGGGATACCAACGCCTTTCCACAACCGGTGGAAATGATGGCGGAGCTGAAAGAACAGGGCATCGAAACCATTCTGGTCACCGAGCCGTTTGTACTTTCCACCTCCAAACGCTGGGATGAGGCGGTGGCGAGCAATGCCCTGGCAAAAAACCTCGCCGGCAAACCCAAGCAATTTGACTTCTACTTCGGCAATACCGGCTTGATTGATGTGTTTGCGGAAGACGGCCGCGACTGGTTTTGGAATATCTACAAGGACCTGAAAAATCAGGGTGTATCCGGCTGGTGGGGTGACCTGGGTGAGCCGGAAGTGCACCCGTCCGACACCGTTCACGCCATTGGCATGGCGGATGAAATTCACAATGCCTACGGCCACCGCTGGGCGCAGATGCTGTTTGAAAACGAAAAGACTGACAGCCCCGATGCGCGTCCGTTTATTATGATGCGCGCCGGCTTCCCCGGCTCCCAGCGCTTTGGCATGATCCCCTGGACCGGCGATGTGGCGCGGGGCTGGGAAGGCCTGCAGCCGCAGGTGGAGCTGTCTTTGCAAATGGGCCTGCTGGGCTTCGGCTACACCCACTCGGATCTCGGCGGCTTTGCCGATGGCGAGCGCTTTGACCGCGAGCCCTACATCCGCTGGCTGCAGTACGGCGCCTTCCAGCCAGTCTACCGCCCTCACGCCCAGGGCCATATCGCCCCGGAGCCGGTGTTCCACGACCGCGAGACCCGCGACATTACCCGCAAATTCATCAAACTCCGCTACCGCCTGCTGCCCTACAACTACACCCTGGCGTTTGAAAACAGCCAGACCGGTATGCCACTAATGCGCCCGCTGTTTTTCGAAGACGAGTCCAACCTCGCCCTCATGGACAACAAGGACGCCTACCTGTGGGGCAACGATTTCCTGGTAGCGCCGGTGACCGACGGGAACATGGACGAGGTGGCCGTGCAGCTGCCCGGCGGCGTGTGGTTCGATTACTGGACCGACGAAGCCTATCGCGGTGACATTGCCAAGGTGGAAGTGGAGCTCGACACCATTCCGGTACTGGTACGCGCGGGGGCGTTTATCCCCACCGTGGCGGACATGAAAAATACCCGCGAGTACACCAGCAAAACCCTGCGCCTGGATTACTACGCGGATCACTCCGTTAGCCAGTCCAGCAGCTATCTGTATGAAGACGACGGTGTCACCGCCGATGCCTTTGCCAAGGGCCAGTATGAAAAGCTGCACTTTGCCGGCGAACGCAACGGCGAGCACAGCCAGTTTACCTTTACCCGCGAAGGCAACGGCTACACCGGAGTTCCGGAATCCCGCGCGCTGGAACTGGTGCTGCACAACTGGCAACAGGCGCCCGCCAGTATTGCGCTCGGCGCCGTGAATATCCCGCTGGTGAAGCGGGAATCCGAACTGGCCGACAACACCGCCTTCTTCGACAAGCGCCGCAAGACCCTGCGGGTACAGTTCCCCTGGGGTAAACAGGACCTCGCGCTGACGATCACCGAATAA